In uncultured Desulfobacter sp., one DNA window encodes the following:
- a CDS encoding TonB-dependent receptor, whose product MNSTTVRVRFCTTIILLLLFAIPVMADQTFITIKPGTLQEVLDAYSKATGTKTVYLNELIEGKNSPGAQNASPGEALQQILQGTGLTFQMADNNTAVLKEKKATEKQSVTGQQENKTKESTIQQARREMNLEGLTVTAQKMEENIQDVPTSITVFDEFALEEKRIKSVKDIAAYTPNLMLVEAAAPGVLLPTIRGMRTDEGSTVGPVGMYIDGIPMLGTGGFDAILTDIERIEVLKGPQGTLYGRGTEAGVINIITRKPDNEIKGKIQAEFGSDAKREYNLSISGPIVKDKFFIGVSGRHYEKDGFIENTYLGGYTDDRENNFGKIDLRYTPTDALDIFLISSKLKHKDGGASTSKNGSNRQNANNEEAIEPETVLHALKVEYDFDNYKIESISTYKKYKTIWKRDYDFTPEASLHTVFGDGNTQKNIAQEFRLSGDRNQLKWLIGVNADKEESNADYDVITNNISANTKNAIEGDSYGVFVHADYALNDNLSLIGGLRYDKNNYEFKDQTLNLDASFSEVSPKIGIKYNLNQNSLLYSTVSKGYRPGGFYKWAPDGYSKIYDKETLWSYEIGSKNSFLNGKIIVNTAIYYMAIDDMQVTIATGDTYKTYKTNAAEATSKGLEFDLSYKVTDTLSVFAGFGYNDTKFDNYQDAKGNYSGNTNLYAPEYNYNTGIRYRHRSGYYARVAINGYGDMYLNKENTLKREAFHLVDTKIGYESEHYGFANLKLTPLRAK is encoded by the coding sequence ATGAACAGTACCACCGTCAGAGTAAGATTTTGCACCACCATTATTTTACTGCTTTTATTTGCCATACCCGTCATGGCTGACCAGACATTCATTACCATCAAACCCGGCACCTTGCAGGAAGTATTGGATGCGTATTCCAAAGCCACCGGCACAAAGACCGTCTATTTAAACGAGCTGATAGAAGGCAAAAACAGCCCCGGTGCCCAAAACGCATCCCCCGGAGAAGCCCTGCAACAAATTTTACAGGGAACCGGTTTAACCTTTCAAATGGCAGACAACAACACTGCTGTTTTAAAGGAAAAGAAAGCCACGGAAAAACAATCCGTCACAGGACAGCAGGAAAACAAAACCAAAGAGTCCACAATCCAGCAAGCCCGTAGAGAAATGAACCTGGAAGGATTGACGGTAACAGCCCAAAAAATGGAAGAAAATATTCAAGATGTCCCTACCTCTATAACGGTGTTCGATGAATTCGCTTTAGAAGAAAAAAGAATAAAATCGGTTAAAGATATCGCAGCTTATACCCCAAACCTTATGCTCGTTGAAGCCGCGGCCCCAGGGGTTCTATTGCCTACGATCAGAGGGATGAGGACAGATGAAGGCTCTACTGTAGGTCCAGTAGGTATGTATATAGATGGTATTCCCATGCTTGGGACCGGAGGTTTTGACGCGATATTAACGGATATAGAACGGATCGAAGTTTTAAAAGGCCCTCAGGGTACCCTTTATGGGAGGGGAACGGAAGCGGGCGTTATCAATATTATAACCAGAAAACCGGATAATGAAATCAAGGGAAAAATACAAGCCGAATTTGGAAGTGACGCTAAAAGGGAATATAATTTAAGTATAAGCGGCCCTATCGTAAAAGATAAATTTTTTATCGGTGTAAGCGGAAGGCATTATGAAAAAGATGGATTTATTGAAAATACCTATCTTGGGGGCTATACTGATGACAGAGAAAATAACTTTGGGAAAATAGATCTTAGATATACCCCTACCGATGCGCTTGATATATTTTTAATCTCTTCCAAGCTTAAACATAAAGACGGGGGGGCAAGTACTTCTAAGAATGGCTCCAACAGACAAAACGCCAATAATGAGGAGGCGATTGAACCTGAGACTGTCTTGCATGCCCTGAAAGTGGAATATGACTTTGATAACTATAAAATTGAATCAATTAGTACATATAAAAAGTATAAAACAATTTGGAAACGAGACTACGATTTTACTCCGGAAGCCAGCCTGCATACAGTATTTGGTGATGGAAATACACAAAAAAACATTGCCCAGGAATTCAGATTAAGTGGGGATAGGAATCAACTAAAATGGCTGATTGGGGTAAATGCCGATAAAGAAGAATCAAATGCAGATTATGATGTAATTACCAATAATATAAGCGCCAATACAAAAAACGCCATAGAAGGAGACTCTTATGGCGTATTTGTTCATGCGGATTATGCGTTAAATGATAATCTTTCCCTAATCGGAGGTCTTAGGTACGATAAAAACAATTATGAGTTTAAAGACCAAACGCTTAACTTAGACGCCTCGTTTAGTGAAGTATCTCCTAAAATAGGAATTAAATATAATTTAAATCAAAACAGTTTGCTTTATTCGACTGTTTCAAAAGGATACCGCCCGGGTGGATTTTATAAGTGGGCCCCTGATGGATATTCTAAAATTTATGATAAAGAAACATTGTGGTCTTATGAAATCGGTTCTAAAAATAGCTTTTTGAATGGAAAAATTATTGTAAACACGGCCATATATTATATGGCAATAGATGATATGCAGGTTACTATAGCCACTGGTGATACTTATAAAACTTATAAAACAAATGCGGCAGAGGCGACTTCAAAAGGTTTGGAGTTTGATCTATCTTATAAAGTTACAGATACTCTATCTGTTTTTGCAGGCTTTGGTTACAACGATACAAAATTTGATAACTACCAGGATGCCAAGGGCAATTATTCCGGTAACACAAATCTATACGCACCCGAATACAATTATAATACAGGGATACGATATAGACATCGAAGCGGGTATTATGCGCGGGTTGCTATAAACGGTTATGGAGATATGTATCTTAATAAAGAAAACACCTTAAAAAGAGAGGCTTTTCATCTTGTGGATACCAAAATCGGGTATGAAAGCGAACATTATGGTTTTGCTAACCTAAAATTGACCCCTTTGAGGGCCAAATGA
- a CDS encoding FecR domain-containing protein, which translates to MDHGKVHIEGAPKGPGDMRLRTVTLLSGHGVDIDSTGRLAPVRTSNIQPVLVWQQHQVVFKNTPLSSVLRELALYHKVNIKPALKDLGQKRVTGTFDMHNLEQTLRIIVTAVYLKMEKDTNGTITLSGEAVVKSRS; encoded by the coding sequence ATGGATCATGGAAAAGTACATATAGAAGGTGCGCCCAAAGGCCCGGGAGATATGCGGCTCCGGACAGTCACGCTGCTCTCCGGACATGGCGTAGATATTGATTCAACCGGGCGTTTAGCCCCCGTACGCACCTCAAATATTCAACCGGTTTTAGTCTGGCAGCAACATCAGGTTGTGTTTAAAAACACCCCGCTCAGCAGTGTGCTCCGGGAGTTGGCACTTTACCACAAGGTCAACATAAAACCGGCGCTCAAAGATTTGGGGCAAAAAAGAGTAACAGGCACCTTTGATATGCATAATCTGGAGCAGACGCTTAGAATTATCGTCACAGCGGTCTATCTGAAAATGGAAAAGGACACAAACGGAACTATTACACTATCCGGGGAAGCGGTTGTTAAAAGTCGGTCGTAA
- a CDS encoding DUF4880 domain-containing protein encodes MSLSRDERLEHAARWLVQAQDKAFTREDRKMLETWLEEDPANRKAFEQMSDVWAHLGVLEPVFSPEEKYAHRAELTHQREAERKINLIQNVPLKFVPPRGWCVFWAPHLMSETAKGGWRWIWIMEKYI; translated from the coding sequence TTGAGTTTATCACGGGATGAACGTCTGGAACATGCTGCACGTTGGCTGGTTCAGGCCCAGGACAAGGCCTTTACACGCGAAGACCGCAAAATGCTGGAGACGTGGCTGGAAGAAGACCCTGCCAACCGTAAAGCGTTTGAACAGATGAGTGATGTCTGGGCGCATTTGGGTGTGCTGGAACCTGTTTTTTCACCCGAAGAAAAATATGCCCACCGGGCGGAGTTAACTCACCAGCGTGAAGCTGAAAGAAAAATAAACCTGATCCAAAACGTCCCTTTGAAGTTCGTACCTCCAAGGGGCTGGTGCGTGTTCTGGGCACCGCATTTAATGTCAGAGACCGCAAAGGGCGGGTGGCGGTGGATATGGATCATGGAAAAGTACATATAG
- a CDS encoding AraC family transcriptional regulator encodes MKKINHVPPPSVEVNRQIVYHPPERVGSGAVHIDAFSSGLRLMHLNLQPKKNASFATETTDYEFGITFKLKGHSSVSASTLRDGFSIEAGESGHFFYPGATVMTENLSVTQQVKICIFFDANVLLDFARDDEEAFLPFLQGFKNQIPFADRDRILPRMHLALNQILACPYTGKTRALFMESKTLELMAYKLEQIRSRTRPALRQYGVSPYDIERIRHAAGCLLQDPANPPDITTLATAAGMSRSKFYRCFKQVIGHSPLDHLRSHRLHLAKHLLTSGKHNVTETAFAVGYNNVSYFITLFTAQFGVTPHKVS; translated from the coding sequence ATGAAAAAAATTAATCACGTCCCCCCGCCTTCCGTCGAAGTCAACAGGCAAATCGTCTACCACCCTCCCGAACGAGTCGGCAGCGGTGCCGTACATATCGACGCCTTTTCCTCGGGCCTGCGCCTGATGCACCTCAACCTGCAGCCCAAAAAGAATGCAAGTTTTGCCACCGAAACAACGGATTATGAGTTCGGAATCACCTTCAAATTAAAAGGCCATTCCAGCGTAAGCGCTTCGACGCTTCGAGACGGCTTCTCAATTGAAGCCGGGGAGAGCGGTCACTTTTTTTATCCCGGGGCCACGGTCATGACAGAGAACCTCAGCGTGACCCAACAGGTTAAAATATGTATTTTTTTTGACGCCAACGTATTATTAGATTTTGCAAGGGATGATGAAGAAGCCTTTCTTCCTTTTTTACAGGGATTCAAGAACCAGATTCCTTTTGCCGATCGCGACAGAATCCTGCCCCGGATGCACCTGGCCTTGAATCAAATCCTGGCCTGCCCCTACACCGGGAAAACCCGGGCTTTGTTTATGGAGAGCAAGACCCTGGAACTAATGGCCTACAAGCTGGAACAGATCCGGTCCAGGACCCGCCCTGCCTTGCGGCAGTATGGTGTCAGCCCCTATGACATCGAACGGATACGCCATGCTGCCGGGTGTTTACTCCAGGACCCGGCTAATCCGCCGGATATAACAACCCTTGCCACTGCGGCAGGGATGAGCCGAAGCAAATTCTATCGGTGCTTTAAACAGGTTATCGGACACTCCCCCCTGGATCACCTGCGCAGCCACCGCCTCCACCTGGCCAAGCATTTATTGACCAGCGGAAAACACAACGTCACCGAGACCGCCTTTGCCGTGGGCTACAACAATGTGAGCTATTTTATTACACTTTTCACCGCCCAATTCGGCGTCACCCCCCATAAAGTGTCCTGA
- a CDS encoding TonB-dependent receptor: MNSPTVRAIFCVTIISLLLFAVPVMADQGTGLTFQMADNNTAVLKEKKPTEKQLVAEQQENNTQKPTSRQAHIEKHLEEITVTAQKREESVQEVPISMTVFDEIAIEDSKIESVQDIAPYTSNFALIDKSSGVFSPVIRGVSNTFSKISQPISIIIDGIPISNAQGFNEALMDIERIEVLKGPQGTLYGKEAEAGVINIVTKKPDNETRGKIGVELGEDDKRQYTFSASGPVVKDKFYIGVSAKHYEKDGFIENTLLGGYTDDREHDYGRIHLRYTPADELEISLISSKIEYDDGNINYVIPYTPGDKSVSTDEQGYDQSSTTTHALKISYDINDYLLESITTYRNLKSDALLNEAARAAENPKVMYTPNCGIKRKIPTIYN; encoded by the coding sequence ATGAACAGTCCAACAGTCAGAGCAATTTTTTGTGTCACCATTATTTCATTGCTTTTGTTTGCCGTACCCGTCATGGCTGACCAGGGAACCGGCTTAACCTTTCAGATGGCAGACAACAACACCGCTGTTTTAAAGGAAAAGAAACCCACGGAAAAACAACTTGTCGCAGAACAGCAGGAAAACAACACACAAAAGCCCACAAGCCGACAAGCCCATATCGAAAAGCACCTGGAAGAGATAACGGTAACAGCACAAAAGAGGGAAGAAAGTGTACAGGAAGTACCGATTTCTATGACGGTATTTGATGAGATTGCCATAGAAGACAGCAAAATAGAATCGGTTCAAGATATTGCGCCATACACTTCAAATTTTGCTTTGATAGATAAATCATCAGGTGTTTTTTCACCTGTAATACGAGGTGTTTCCAATACCTTCTCTAAGATATCTCAGCCGATTAGTATAATTATCGACGGTATCCCCATCTCAAATGCTCAAGGATTTAATGAAGCTTTGATGGATATAGAAAGGATTGAAGTATTAAAAGGCCCCCAAGGAACACTCTACGGTAAAGAGGCGGAAGCAGGGGTTATCAATATCGTCACTAAAAAGCCCGATAATGAAACAAGAGGGAAAATAGGCGTTGAACTTGGTGAGGATGATAAAAGACAATATACTTTTAGTGCAAGCGGTCCTGTTGTAAAGGATAAATTTTATATAGGCGTATCGGCAAAACACTATGAAAAAGACGGGTTTATAGAAAATACGCTTCTCGGTGGATATACCGATGACAGGGAACATGACTACGGGAGAATCCATTTAAGATATACACCTGCCGATGAGCTTGAAATATCTTTGATCTCATCTAAAATTGAATATGATGATGGAAATATTAATTATGTTATCCCCTATACGCCGGGTGATAAAAGTGTAAGTACGGATGAGCAAGGTTATGATCAATCAAGTACAACTACCCATGCTTTAAAAATATCCTATGATATAAATGATTATCTTTTAGAATCTATTACAACCTACCGAAATTTAAAGTCAGATGCATTGTTGAACGAAGCCGCTCGCGCGGCGGAAAACCCCAAAGTTATGTATACTCCTAATTGTGGGATCAAACGGAAGATCCCAACTATCTATAATTAA
- a CDS encoding IS91 family transposase, with amino-acid sequence MRLSPIIEEYYDAFLTRYGDRALPEQIKALNAILRCRTPDAGQIYTVCPDCNHTQLHPLSCGNRNCPHCQNHETSQWIDRQQNKQLPVQYFMVTFTLPCQFRKVAYRNQRTVYSLMFSCVSSTLKEFGLNPRHLGAQIGMTMVLHTHSRRLDFHPHIHVVVPGGGVDPSRRQWKKKKGKYLFNRKALAKVFRARFLNGLNKENLPIPKGARSKWIVDCARVGTGMSALKYLSRYLYRGVISERDIIANQDGRVTFMYIDGKTKEMCRRTLKGEEFLHLILLHVLPRGFRRARDYGFLHGNAKKLLFIVQMILHVRIMAIVLRPRPVFKCPHCGKPMKILGIKPVGTG; translated from the coding sequence ATGCGACTTTCTCCTATCATTGAAGAATATTATGATGCATTTTTGACTCGTTACGGGGATAGGGCATTGCCGGAACAGATCAAAGCCTTAAACGCCATACTTCGTTGCCGCACACCAGACGCCGGGCAGATTTATACGGTCTGTCCAGACTGCAATCATACACAACTGCATCCACTGTCCTGTGGAAACCGCAATTGTCCCCATTGTCAAAACCATGAGACAAGCCAATGGATTGACCGGCAGCAAAATAAACAGCTTCCCGTCCAGTATTTCATGGTAACTTTTACCTTGCCCTGTCAGTTCAGGAAAGTTGCATACCGGAATCAACGGACAGTTTATTCTCTGATGTTTTCATGTGTATCCAGCACGTTGAAAGAATTTGGGCTAAATCCCCGGCACCTTGGGGCCCAAATCGGTATGACCATGGTTCTTCACACTCATAGCAGAAGATTGGATTTTCACCCGCATATTCATGTAGTTGTTCCAGGTGGCGGTGTTGACCCATCCAGGCGGCAATGGAAAAAGAAAAAAGGCAAGTATTTGTTTAATCGAAAAGCCCTGGCCAAAGTTTTTCGGGCACGTTTCCTGAACGGATTGAATAAAGAGAATTTGCCAATTCCCAAAGGTGCTCGTTCCAAATGGATTGTCGATTGTGCCAGGGTCGGAACCGGCATGTCTGCCCTGAAGTACCTGTCCAGATATTTATACCGGGGAGTGATCAGCGAACGTGATATCATTGCCAATCAGGACGGCCGGGTTACCTTCATGTATATTGACGGTAAAACCAAAGAGATGTGCAGGCGAACCCTTAAAGGAGAGGAGTTTCTGCACCTGATCCTGCTTCATGTGTTGCCCAGGGGATTTCGTAGGGCAAGAGATTACGGCTTTCTTCACGGGAATGCCAAGAAATTGCTCTTCATAGTACAGATGATTCTCCACGTTCGGATTATGGCAATAGTGCTTCGGCCAAGGCCTGTTTTTAAATGCCCCCATTGCGGGAAGCCTATGAAAATCCTCGGAATAAAGCCTGTCGGTACAGGATAG
- a CDS encoding TonB-dependent receptor → MFNNRIRSWFVPHTIYPYSFDFTSYPNFIFDSEYERYSQEIRLSNSSHAFKWIAGVYADKEKIDDASAWVTNSSPVQSTQKGDSLGFFIHTDYAINDKFSFISGARYDKDNKEFEESATKLDLSNDEISPKVSLKYQHDQDSMYYTTISKGYRAGGFQSDAPDGYPKQYEKETLWNYEIGAKNSFFDNRLVVNSAIFYMAINDMQVKIYPIEGSRETYIDNVAKATSKGVEIGLTAKLTDTITLFGAYGYTDVTFDDYKDSNGDYSGNKNLYAPQYNYNIGVQYRDEQGFFARVDLNRYGKTYWDVANKYSRDPYHLVNVKLGYEQERYDIYLYGKNIFDEEYHSINMTNGNEVIYSQPGEFGVQLTYRF, encoded by the coding sequence TTGTTCAACAATCGGATAAGATCGTGGTTCGTTCCTCACACGATCTATCCTTATTCGTTCGACTTTACATCTTACCCCAATTTTATTTTTGACAGTGAGTATGAGAGGTATTCACAAGAGATTAGACTAAGTAATAGCAGTCATGCTTTCAAATGGATAGCAGGGGTTTATGCAGATAAAGAAAAAATTGATGATGCATCAGCCTGGGTAACGAACTCCTCCCCGGTTCAATCAACACAAAAGGGTGATTCTTTAGGTTTTTTTATCCATACGGACTATGCGATAAATGATAAATTCTCTTTTATTTCAGGAGCCAGATACGATAAGGACAATAAAGAATTTGAAGAATCTGCTACAAAACTAGATTTATCCAATGATGAGATCTCTCCAAAAGTCTCTTTAAAATATCAACACGATCAAGATAGCATGTATTATACAACTATCTCAAAGGGTTATCGTGCAGGAGGATTCCAGTCCGACGCTCCGGACGGTTATCCAAAACAGTATGAAAAAGAGACGCTATGGAACTATGAAATAGGAGCAAAAAATTCATTTTTTGATAATAGACTTGTAGTAAACAGTGCAATTTTTTATATGGCTATCAATGATATGCAAGTAAAAATTTACCCAATTGAGGGGTCACGAGAAACTTATATAGATAATGTTGCAAAAGCGACTTCAAAAGGTGTTGAAATAGGACTGACTGCAAAATTAACAGATACGATAACACTCTTTGGTGCATACGGATATACGGATGTTACCTTTGATGATTATAAAGATTCAAACGGCGATTATAGCGGCAATAAAAATCTGTATGCACCACAATATAATTACAATATCGGTGTTCAATACAGGGATGAACAAGGTTTTTTTGCAAGAGTTGATTTAAACAGGTATGGAAAAACATATTGGGATGTCGCGAATAAATATAGCAGAGATCCTTATCATCTTGTAAATGTAAAACTAGGATATGAACAAGAGCGTTATGATATCTATTTATACGGTAAAAATATTTTTGATGAAGAGTATCACTCTATCAATATGACTAACGGAAATGAAGTTATATACTCTCAACCGGGAGAGTTCGGCGTTCAGTTGACCTATAGATTTTAA
- a CDS encoding FecR domain-containing protein: MSLSWDDRLKHAARRLVQAQDKAFTSEDRKMLEIWLEEDPDNRKAFEQMRDVWEHLGVVEPDFSPEKKYAHRAELTHQREAERKTSLKALFNLFFKPNKKLAAAFISLAILVIFCLPVIKMHLVEPVETFYSYNTATGEQKTVTLSDGSILKMNVSSSISVCMSKGYRRVEMNNGEVFFTVKPDSERPFEVRTSKGLVRVLGTAFNVKTRKDMVAVDVDHGKVQVQNAPKGPGDMRVKALTLLSGQGADIDAGGRLAPVRTSNIQQVLAWQQHQVVFKNTPLSSVLQELALYHKVNIKLALEDLGKKRVTGTFDMHNLEQTLKIIATAASLQMEKNTNGTITLSGEPVVKSRS; this comes from the coding sequence TTGAGTTTATCATGGGATGATCGCTTGAAACATGCTGCACGCCGGCTGGTTCAGGCCCAGGACAAAGCCTTTACATCCGAAGACCGGAAAATGCTTGAGATATGGCTGGAAGAGGACCCTGACAACCGTAAAGCATTTGAACAGATGCGTGATGTTTGGGAACATTTAGGGGTGGTGGAACCTGATTTTTCACCCGAAAAAAAATATGCCCACCGGGCAGAGTTAACCCACCAGCGTGAAGCTGAAAGAAAAACAAGCCTGAAAGCTTTGTTTAACCTGTTTTTTAAACCAAATAAAAAATTGGCGGCGGCCTTTATCTCCCTGGCAATACTGGTGATTTTCTGCCTGCCGGTAATCAAAATGCATTTGGTTGAGCCGGTTGAAACGTTTTATTCTTACAATACCGCCACCGGAGAACAAAAAACCGTCACCTTAAGCGATGGTTCCATTCTCAAAATGAATGTCAGCAGTTCTATTTCTGTGTGCATGAGTAAGGGGTACAGGCGGGTGGAAATGAATAACGGCGAGGTCTTCTTTACCGTCAAGCCTGATTCCGAGCGTCCCTTTGAAGTGCGTACCTCCAAGGGGCTGGTGCGTGTTCTAGGCACGGCTTTTAATGTAAAAACCCGTAAAGACATGGTGGCTGTAGATGTGGATCATGGCAAAGTACAGGTGCAAAATGCACCAAAAGGCCCGGGAGATATGCGGGTCAAGGCGTTAACGCTGCTTTCCGGACAGGGAGCGGATATTGATGCAGGCGGGCGTTTAGCCCCCGTACGCACATCCAATATTCAACAGGTTTTAGCCTGGCAGCAACATCAGGTTGTGTTTAAAAACACCCCGCTCAGCAGTGTGCTCCAGGAACTGGCACTTTACCACAAGGTCAATATAAAACTGGCTCTTGAAGATTTGGGAAAAAAAAGAGTAACCGGCACCTTTGATATGCATAATCTGGAGCAGACGCTTAAAATTATCGCCACAGCGGCTTCTCTACAGATGGAAAAAAACACCAACGGAACGATCACACTATCCGGGGAACCGGTTGTTAAAAGCCGGTCGTAA
- a CDS encoding sigma-70 family RNA polymerase sigma factor has product MFYKKVHVYLILLTALLWIMPAAMKCLPVKVIEDLMKNTEQLWQRIFDIHYHNVYGFFLKRLDSPEDAADASQETFMRVVRRNGTVKLDSPAGYIWRTAKNLVKEIKRAQALSSKWMSSKVMDVDQHISQAPNPEEAMKFQNMNDDILNILNQLPPRCREVFILHRFKGLSHKQIAGKLNISPKTVENHMVNALLFFHKHLQLP; this is encoded by the coding sequence ATGTTTTATAAGAAAGTGCATGTTTACCTAATATTGCTTACTGCTTTGTTGTGGATAATGCCGGCAGCAATGAAATGCCTGCCAGTGAAGGTTATTGAGGATTTGATGAAAAATACGGAACAATTGTGGCAACGGATTTTCGACATACACTATCATAATGTTTATGGCTTTTTTTTGAAAAGACTGGACTCCCCTGAGGATGCCGCAGATGCTTCCCAAGAGACATTTATGCGGGTAGTCCGTCGTAACGGCACCGTAAAACTGGACTCTCCCGCCGGATATATCTGGCGGACAGCAAAAAATCTGGTTAAGGAAATTAAACGCGCCCAAGCGCTTTCTTCTAAATGGATGAGCTCTAAAGTCATGGACGTAGATCAACACATTTCACAGGCACCGAATCCTGAAGAGGCCATGAAATTTCAAAACATGAATGACGACATCCTCAATATCCTTAACCAGCTTCCGCCCCGGTGCCGGGAGGTTTTTATTCTGCACCGGTTTAAAGGGCTGTCTCACAAACAGATCGCCGGGAAATTGAATATTTCACCCAAAACCGTTGAAAATCACATGGTCAATGCCCTTCTTTTTTTTCACAAACATCTGCAACTTCCTTAA
- a CDS encoding AraC family transcriptional regulator gives MKKIYPVLSPSAEVAGQSVYRLPEQVGSGGICIDTFASGLRLIYLNLQSKENISIVSETSDWGFGINFSLKGYSKFHTSALQGDFLIEAGKSGHSCSPGTTIQAEDYSSGRRVKINIVFDAKVLSDFAKDDEEAFLPFLQGFKDQVPFADHDRILPQMHQALNQIQACPYTGKTRALFLESKALELMAYKLEQIRSRTRPALRQYGVSPYDIERIRYAAGCLLQDPVNPPDITTLAAAAGMNRSKFYQCFKQVFGHSPLDHLRSHRLHLAKNYLTKGKHNVTEAAFAVGYNNLSHFTKIFTAQFGILPHKVS, from the coding sequence ATGAAAAAAATTTACCCCGTCCTCTCGCCCTCTGCCGAAGTCGCCGGCCAATCTGTTTACCGCCTTCCCGAACAGGTCGGCAGCGGTGGTATATGTATCGACACCTTTGCCTCGGGACTGCGATTGATATACCTCAACCTGCAGTCCAAAGAAAACATCAGCATTGTCTCCGAAACTTCGGATTGGGGGTTCGGGATCAATTTCAGCTTAAAAGGCTATTCCAAATTTCATACTTCAGCACTTCAAGGCGACTTCCTCATTGAAGCCGGGAAAAGCGGCCACTCTTGCTCCCCCGGAACCACGATTCAGGCAGAGGACTACAGTTCCGGCCGGCGGGTTAAAATCAATATTGTTTTTGACGCCAAGGTATTATCGGATTTCGCAAAGGATGATGAAGAGGCCTTTCTTCCTTTTCTACAGGGATTCAAGGACCAGGTCCCTTTTGCCGATCACGACAGAATCCTGCCACAAATGCACCAGGCCTTAAATCAAATCCAGGCCTGCCCCTACACCGGGAAAACCCGGGCCTTGTTTCTTGAGAGCAAGGCCCTGGAACTTATGGCCTACAAGCTGGAGCAGATCCGGTCCAGGACCCGCCCTGCCTTGCGGCAGTATGGTGTCAGTCCCTATGACATCGAACGGATACGCTACGCTGCCGGGTGCTTACTCCAGGATCCGGTTAATCCGCCGGATATAACAACCCTTGCCGCAGCGGCAGGAATGAACCGAAGCAAATTTTACCAGTGCTTTAAACAGGTTTTCGGACACTCCCCCCTGGATCACCTGCGCAGCCACCGCCTCCACCTGGCCAAAAATTATTTGACCAAGGGAAAACACAACGTCACCGAGGCAGCCTTTGCCGTGGGCTACAACAATTTGAGCCATTTCACTAAAATTTTTACTGCCCAATTCGGCATCCTCCCCCATAAAGTGTCCTGA